The genomic interval GGAGGCGCTCGACCTGCTGCTGCGCTGGCTGCGCGAGCCGTCCGTGGGCGCCGACGGCGAGCGGTACCGGTTCCGCGAGGTGCCCGTCGTCCCCCGGCCCTCGGAGGCGCTCACCGAGACCGAGGGCCCGGAGGTCGTGGTCGCGTGCACCTCCCCCGCGAGCGTACGGCTGGCCGCCGAGCGCGGGCTGCCGATGCTGCTCGGCATGCACGTCGGCGACGAGGAGAAGGCCGAGATGGTCGCCCTGTGGCGGCGCCACGCGCGCGCCGGCGGCCGGCCGTCCGCGGAGATCGACGGCGCGGCCCATGTGTCGGCCGGGGTCTGCCAGATCGCGGACCGGCGCTCGGACGCGGCGGAGACCCTGCTGAAGACGATGCCCGGCTGGCTGAAACAGGGGCTGGAGGCGCATGTGACGGTGGACGGCCGCGAGCGCCGGATGCGCGACCCGCTGGCCTACACCGAGCTGCTGTGCGGGCTGCACCCGGTGGGCACCCCGCGGCTGTGCGCCGACCGGCTCGCCGCGACCAGCGAGCGGACCGGCATCTCCCGCTTCGCGCTGCTCGTCGAGGGCTCCGGCGACCTGGCCGCGACGGAGGAGAACGTACGGCGGCTCGGGGCCGAGGTGCTCCCCCAACTCACCTGACCGGCAGGGACGTTCCAGGGATGCTTGCCGCCCCGGTACAGACTGCACCTCCCGCGTACGGAGCGGCAAGCCATCGATGGAGCGTCAGCAGTCGCGCAGTTCCGGCGACTGGTTGAGCAGTTGGCCGCGCACCGAGGTGAAGCGGGCGAGCGTCTCGTCGACCGAGGAGTCAAGCGGGAACACGGCCACCCGGTGGCAGTTCTGGAAGGCCAGCCGCACACCGAAGTGCCGTTGCAGCGCACCGCGTATCGCGTCACTCGCGAGCGCACGCAGCAGCTGACCGCGTGCCTGCTCGTCCGGCGGGGGCGTCTGGTTGTCGGCGAAGGCTCCGCCGTCCACCTTCAGCTGGGCCACCAGGGAGCTGATCATCT from Streptomyces sp. DH-12 carries:
- a CDS encoding LLM class flavin-dependent oxidoreductase, with the translated sequence MRVGSFVLAAQFPGQGEGEALHRAVRSVEAAEEAGLDTAWLAEHHFVPYGTCPSAVTLAAMLLGRTRRLRVGTAVSVLPTAHPVALGEQAALLHIASGGRFSLGLGRGGPWVDLEVFGSGLEAYEKGFPEALDLLLRWLREPSVGADGERYRFREVPVVPRPSEALTETEGPEVVVACTSPASVRLAAERGLPMLLGMHVGDEEKAEMVALWRRHARAGGRPSAEIDGAAHVSAGVCQIADRRSDAAETLLKTMPGWLKQGLEAHVTVDGRERRMRDPLAYTELLCGLHPVGTPRLCADRLAATSERTGISRFALLVEGSGDLAATEENVRRLGAEVLPQLT
- a CDS encoding SCO5389 family protein, yielding MSLDVSPALLEQAERGEVDEAAFVDCVRTSLPYAWEMISSLVAQLKVDGGAFADNQTPPPDEQARGQLLRALASDAIRGALQRHFGVRLAFQNCHRVAVFPLDSSVDETLARFTSVRGQLLNQSPELRDC